In Oncorhynchus mykiss isolate Arlee chromosome 1, USDA_OmykA_1.1, whole genome shotgun sequence, the following proteins share a genomic window:
- the LOC118936687 gene encoding protein transport protein Sec31A-like isoform X5 yields MRLKEIQRTAHPAWSPAPHHPICLALGTSAQQLDASFNTTAALEIFQVDFADPSLGMKLKGSLPTSNRLHSLVWVNFGEGEDGLGGRLIGGSDNGTVTVYSPEAIVTSGAEAIIGQSDKHTGPVRALDFNPFQSNLLASGANDSEIYIWDLNNFSNPMTPGTKSQLCEPPEDISVVSWNRQVQHILASANPSGKAVVWDLRKNEPIIKISDHSNRMHCSGMLWHPEVATQLVLASEDDRMPVIQMWDLRFATSPLKVLENHTRGLLSIAWSQADPELLLSSAKDNRILCWNPNTGEVIYELPTTNQWCFDIQWCPRNPALLSAASFDGWISVYSVMGGSLEAQQQSRADQSLCGAFPQISSSFDTMDPFGTGQVLPPLQVPQPTPQTTLVAPLKKPPKWVRRPVGASFAFGGKLITFESPKAPVQSPQPVPVPRQVFVSQVTTETELLQRSRELQAALQSGSLSDYCQAKIHKAPTDSEQDIWRFLLVNFEDEARVKFLRLLGFSKEDLERKISTCLGKNLQPNGHGVDANDLAEKIQLLSTQRSEESGDEVDCTKTPGSSSPSDFFSQIPPQPQDKEKKISFPIPVSADADGLISQALLVGNFEGAVDLCLNEGRYAEAILLAISGGQELLQKTQQTYLEKQRNSISMLISSVVTQNWGDIVQSCALDNWKEALAALLTYAHPKEFAHLCETLGSRLEGERTEKRCLQACLCYICSGNIEKLVECWALQRDCSSPLVLEDLVEKMMVLRKSVERLRNSEVAVQSPVLADKLTHYAGLLASQGSLATALSYLPDTSDQACIMMMRDRLFHAQGEGGAAGGQQPPPCPYNRVRVTGGDPAPAQAPAVPVQAQPPTQTPGPYQPPLPVMSVGGQPPMTTVFTPQAAALSRGPPPPSYGGLPPSSPAPPPSGLPRTGLRPAYPQHPATAPGFSPLQPFQPQQQPMSAGLGGPGLSAFPTGPAMPGSSLSGHPLPPFSAPGGLPTMPSPGPPPSGFTPTSLPSGPMPLSYQQPGAPVGMYPPGGSHLHSQGPPAGPPSGPYPPLGPGYPQGGPGAPAVKSFSAPSVAPPPTGYFPWLSTPLVDDDEGQDGWNDPPAVRGGSRKKKVVPDNYTPPAPITAPVMGGFPMEGHHHQPQGQQGHDPSRTQQFPPGAPQEPSVQLLQALPAERVEQREIPAEHMVLKQTFDSLVQRCQLAAQDPQTKRKLDDASKRLGYLYDKLREHSLSNNILGGLHEISRCVAGQNYQRGLEVHTAVVTSSNFSEIQAFMPILKVVMTIANKLGV; encoded by the exons ATGAGGCTGAAAGAGATCCAGAGGACCGCTCATCCAGCATGGAGCCCTGCCCCCCACCACCCTATCTGCCTGGCTTTAG GCACGTCAGCTCAGCAGCTGGATGCGTCATTCAACACCACTGCCGCCTTGGAAATATTCCAGGTGGATTTTGCCGATCCTTCCCTGGGCATGAAGCTCAAGGGGTCCCTACCTACTTCTAACAG GCTCCATAGTCTGGTGTGGGTGAACTTTGGAGAAGGAGAAGACGGTTTGGGAGGGAGACTGATTGGAGGCAGTGATAATGGCACGGTAACGGTGTATAGCCCAGAAGCCATCGTAACATCAGGGGCAGAGGCAATAATAGGACAGTCTGACAAACACACTGGGCCTGTCAGAGCACTAGACTTCAACCCCTTTCAG agtaATCTGTTGGCGTCAGGTGCAAACGATTCAGAGATCTACATCTGGGATTTGAACAATTTCAGCAATCCAATGACACCCGGGACAAAGTCACAG CTTTGTGAG CCTCCTGAAGATATCAGTGTAGTGTCGTGGAACAGACAGGTGCAACACATCCTGGCCTCTGCGAACCCCAGTGGGAAAGCAGTGGTCTGGGACCTGAGGAAGAACGAGCCCATCATCAAGATTAGTGACCACAGCAACCGG atGCACTGTTCAGGGATGCTCTGGCACCCCGAGGTGGCCACCCAGTTGGTCCTGGCCTCAGAAGATGACCGCATGCCAGTCATTCAGATGTGGGACCTGCGCTTTGCCACGTCCCCTCTCAAAGTCCTGGAGAACCACACAAG GGGACTTCTGTCCATAGCGTGGAGCCAAGCAGACCCGGAGCTGTTGCTCAGTAGTGCTAAAGACAACAGGATCCTCTGCTGGAACCCAAACACTGGAGAG GTGATCTATGAGTTACCAACGACCAATCAGTGGTGCTTTGACATCCAGTGGTGTCCCAGGAACCCAGCGCTGCTGTCGGCCGCCTCGTTTGACGGCTGGATCAGTGTTTACAGCGTGATGGGAGGAAGCCTGGAGGCCCAGCAGCAGAGCAGGGCTGATCAG TCTTTGTGTGGTGCTTTCCCACAGATCTCCTCGTCCTTTGACACCATGGATCCGTTTGGGACAGGCCAGGTGCTGCCCCCTCTGCAAGttccccaacccacccctcaGACCACCCTCGTCGCTCCGCTGAAGAAGCCCCCCAAGTGGGTTCGTAGGCCCGTAGGAGCCTCATTCGCT TTTGGTGGGAAGCTGATCACCTTTGAGAGTCCTAAGGCTCCAGTCCAGAGCCCACAGCCCGTCCCTGTCCCCAGGCAGGTGTTTGTGAGCCAGGTCACCACGGAAACAGAGCTCCTCCAACGTTCCAGAGAGCTGCAGGCTGCTCTGCAATCTGGATCCTTGTCAGACTACTGCCAGGCCAAGATCCACAAGGCCCCCACAGACTCTGAACAGGATATATGGAGGTTTCTCCTG GTCAACTTTGAAGATGAAGCCCGGGTCAAATTCCTGAGACTTTTGGGTTTCAGCAAAGAGGATTTAGAGAGAAAGATATCCACCTGTTTGGGGAAGAACCTGCAGCCTAACGGACACGGAGTGGATGCCAACGATCTGGCTGAGAAGATACAGCTTCTCTCTACTCAG AGGTCAGAAGAATCCGGGGATGAGGTTGACTGCACCAAGACTCCGGGTTCATCCTCGCCCTCTGACTTTTTCAGTCAGATCCCACCACAACCACAAGACAAGGAGAAGAAGATCAGCTTCCCGATCCCTGTCTCAGCAG ATGCAGATGGTCTGATCAGCCAGGCTCTGCTGGTGGGAAACTTTGAGGGAGCGGTGGACCTGTGTCTGAACGAGGGGCGCTACGCTGAGGCCATCCTACTGGCGATCAGTGGAGGACAGGAGCTACTGCAGAAGACCCAGCAGACATACCTGGAGAAGCAGAGGAACAGCATCTCTATG CTGATCTCATCCGTGGTGACCCAGAACTGGGGAGACATCGTGCAGAGCTGTGCCTTGGATAACTGGAAGGAGGCTCTCGCTGCACTCCTAACCTACGCTCACCCCAAAGAGTTTGCTCATCTGTGTG AGACCCTGGGGTCGCGTctggagggggagaggacagagaaacgCTGTCTGCAGGCATGTCTCTGTTACATTTGCTCTGGGAACATTGAGAAACTAGTGGAATGCTGGGCCCTGCAGAGGGACTGCTCATCTCCCCTGGTTTTAGAG GACTTGGTAGAGAAGATGATGGTTCTGCGTAAGTCTGTGGAGCGTCTGAGGAACAGCGAGGTGGCTGTACAGAGTCCTGTCCTGGCTGACAAGCTGACTCACTACGCTGGTCTCCTAGCTTCACAAGGCAGCCTGGCTACAGCCCTGTCCTACCTGCCAGACACCTCAGACCAG GCTTGCATCATGATGATGAGAGACCGGCTGTTCCACgcccagggagagggaggagctgCAGGGGGGCAACAGCCCCCACCGTGCCCTTACAACAGAGTCAGGGTGACTGGGGGCGACCCTGCCCCTGCTCAGGCCCCTGCTGTCCCCGTCCAAGCACAACCACCAACACAGACACCG GGGCCCTACCAGCCTCCTCTTCCTGTGATGTCAGTGG GTGGCCAGCCTCCTATGACGACAGTCTTCACTCCTCAAGCTGCTGCTCTCTCCAGAGGGCCGCCTCCTCCTTCGTATGGCGGTCTGCCACCCTCCTCCCCTGCTCCTCCACCGAGTGGGCTGCCACGTACAGGACTACGGCCAGCCTACCCTCAACATCCTGCCACTGCCCCAG GGTTCTCTCCACTCCAGCCATTCCAGCCACAACAGCAGCCCATGTCTGCAGGACTAGGTGGCCCCGGCCTCTCTGCCTTCCCTACAGGACCTGCTATGCCAGGCTCCAGCCTATCTGGACACCCCCTGCCTCCGTTCTCTGCCCCTGGCGGCCTCCCCACCATGCCCAGCCCAGGGCCACCTCCGTCAGGCTTCACCCCCACCTCGCTCCCTTCAGGCCCCATGCCACTCAGCTACCAGCAGCCTGGGGCCCCCGTCGGCATGTACCCACCAGGGGGGTCTCACCTTCACAGCCAAGGCCCACCTGCAGGTCCCCCCTCTGGTCCGTACCCACCCCTGGGACCTGGGTACCCACAAGGAGGTCCTGGAGCCCCGGCCGTCAAGTCCTTCTCTGCTCCGTCGGTTGCTCCTCCTCCTACAG GGTACTTCCCTTGGCTGAGTACTCCCCTTGTTGACGATGATGAAG GACAAGATGGCTGGAACGACCCACCAGCAGTACGAGGGGGTTCTAGGAAGAAAAAG GTTGTCCCAGACAACTACACCCCTCCGGCTCCCATCACCGCCCCTGTTATGGGGGGTTTCCCCATGGAGGGCCATCATCATCAGCCCCAAGGACAGCAGGGCCACGACCCCAGCCGCACGCAGCAGTTCCCCCCAGGGGCCCCTCAGGAGCCCAGCGTACAG CTCCTCCAGGCGCTGCCGGCTGAGagggtggagcagagagagatccCTGCAGAGCACATGGTCCTCAAGCAGACCTTCGACAGCCTGGTTCAACGCTGCCAGCTAGCCGCACAAGACCCA CAAACAAAGAGGAAACTTGACGATGCATCGAAACGCCTTGGGTACCTGTATGACAAGCTGAGAGAGCATTCG
- the LOC118936687 gene encoding protein transport protein Sec31A-like isoform X1: MRLKEIQRTAHPAWSPAPHHPICLALGTSAQQLDASFNTTAALEIFQVDFADPSLGMKLKGSLPTSNRLHSLVWVNFGEGEDGLGGRLIGGSDNGTVTVYSPEAIVTSGAEAIIGQSDKHTGPVRALDFNPFQSNLLASGANDSEIYIWDLNNFSNPMTPGTKSQLCEPPEDISVVSWNRQVQHILASANPSGKAVVWDLRKNEPIIKISDHSNRMHCSGMLWHPEVATQLVLASEDDRMPVIQMWDLRFATSPLKVLENHTRGLLSIAWSQADPELLLSSAKDNRILCWNPNTGEVIYELPTTNQWCFDIQWCPRNPALLSAASFDGWISVYSVMGGSLEAQQQSRADQSLCGAFPQISSSFDTMDPFGTGQVLPPLQVPQPTPQTTLVAPLKKPPKWVRRPVGASFAFGGKLITFESPKAPVQSPQPVPVPRQVFVSQVTTETELLQRSRELQAALQSGSLSDYCQAKIHKAPTDSEQDIWRFLLVNFEDEARVKFLRLLGFSKEDLERKISTCLGKNLQPNGHGVDANDLAEKIQLLSTQRSEESGDEVDCTKTPGSSSPSDFFSQIPPQPQDKEKKISFPIPVSADADGLISQALLVGNFEGAVDLCLNEGRYAEAILLAISGGQELLQKTQQTYLEKQRNSISMLISSVVTQNWGDIVQSCALDNWKEALAALLTYAHPKEFAHLCETLGSRLEGERTEKRCLQACLCYICSGNIEKLVECWALQRDCSSPLVLEDLVEKMMVLRKSVERLRNSEVAVQSPVLADKLTHYAGLLASQGSLATALSYLPDTSDQACIMMMRDRLFHAQGEGGAAGGQQPPPCPYNRVRVTGGDPAPAQAPAVPVQAQPPTQTPGPYQPPLPVMSVGGQPPPPVMSVGGQPPMTTVFTPQAAALSRGPPPPSYGGLPPSSPAPPPSGLPRTGLRPAYPQHPATAPGFSPLQPFQPQQQPMSAGLGGPGLSAFPTGPAMPGSSLSGHPLPPFSAPGGLPTMPSPGPPPSGFTPTSLPSGPMPLSYQQPGAPVGMYPPGGSHLHSQGPPAGPPSGPYPPLGPGYPQGGPGAPAVKSFSAPSVAPPPTGYFPWLSTPLVDDDEGQDGWNDPPAVRGGSRKKKVVPDNYTPPAPITAPVMGGFPMEGHHHQPQGQQGHDPSRTQQFPPGAPQEPSVQLLQALPAERVEQREIPAEHMVLKQTFDSLVQRCQLAAQDPQTKRKLDDASKRLGYLYDKLREHSLSNNILGGLHEISRCVAGQNYQRGLEVHTAVVTSSNFSEIQAFMPILKVVMTIANKLGV, encoded by the exons ATGAGGCTGAAAGAGATCCAGAGGACCGCTCATCCAGCATGGAGCCCTGCCCCCCACCACCCTATCTGCCTGGCTTTAG GCACGTCAGCTCAGCAGCTGGATGCGTCATTCAACACCACTGCCGCCTTGGAAATATTCCAGGTGGATTTTGCCGATCCTTCCCTGGGCATGAAGCTCAAGGGGTCCCTACCTACTTCTAACAG GCTCCATAGTCTGGTGTGGGTGAACTTTGGAGAAGGAGAAGACGGTTTGGGAGGGAGACTGATTGGAGGCAGTGATAATGGCACGGTAACGGTGTATAGCCCAGAAGCCATCGTAACATCAGGGGCAGAGGCAATAATAGGACAGTCTGACAAACACACTGGGCCTGTCAGAGCACTAGACTTCAACCCCTTTCAG agtaATCTGTTGGCGTCAGGTGCAAACGATTCAGAGATCTACATCTGGGATTTGAACAATTTCAGCAATCCAATGACACCCGGGACAAAGTCACAG CTTTGTGAG CCTCCTGAAGATATCAGTGTAGTGTCGTGGAACAGACAGGTGCAACACATCCTGGCCTCTGCGAACCCCAGTGGGAAAGCAGTGGTCTGGGACCTGAGGAAGAACGAGCCCATCATCAAGATTAGTGACCACAGCAACCGG atGCACTGTTCAGGGATGCTCTGGCACCCCGAGGTGGCCACCCAGTTGGTCCTGGCCTCAGAAGATGACCGCATGCCAGTCATTCAGATGTGGGACCTGCGCTTTGCCACGTCCCCTCTCAAAGTCCTGGAGAACCACACAAG GGGACTTCTGTCCATAGCGTGGAGCCAAGCAGACCCGGAGCTGTTGCTCAGTAGTGCTAAAGACAACAGGATCCTCTGCTGGAACCCAAACACTGGAGAG GTGATCTATGAGTTACCAACGACCAATCAGTGGTGCTTTGACATCCAGTGGTGTCCCAGGAACCCAGCGCTGCTGTCGGCCGCCTCGTTTGACGGCTGGATCAGTGTTTACAGCGTGATGGGAGGAAGCCTGGAGGCCCAGCAGCAGAGCAGGGCTGATCAG TCTTTGTGTGGTGCTTTCCCACAGATCTCCTCGTCCTTTGACACCATGGATCCGTTTGGGACAGGCCAGGTGCTGCCCCCTCTGCAAGttccccaacccacccctcaGACCACCCTCGTCGCTCCGCTGAAGAAGCCCCCCAAGTGGGTTCGTAGGCCCGTAGGAGCCTCATTCGCT TTTGGTGGGAAGCTGATCACCTTTGAGAGTCCTAAGGCTCCAGTCCAGAGCCCACAGCCCGTCCCTGTCCCCAGGCAGGTGTTTGTGAGCCAGGTCACCACGGAAACAGAGCTCCTCCAACGTTCCAGAGAGCTGCAGGCTGCTCTGCAATCTGGATCCTTGTCAGACTACTGCCAGGCCAAGATCCACAAGGCCCCCACAGACTCTGAACAGGATATATGGAGGTTTCTCCTG GTCAACTTTGAAGATGAAGCCCGGGTCAAATTCCTGAGACTTTTGGGTTTCAGCAAAGAGGATTTAGAGAGAAAGATATCCACCTGTTTGGGGAAGAACCTGCAGCCTAACGGACACGGAGTGGATGCCAACGATCTGGCTGAGAAGATACAGCTTCTCTCTACTCAG AGGTCAGAAGAATCCGGGGATGAGGTTGACTGCACCAAGACTCCGGGTTCATCCTCGCCCTCTGACTTTTTCAGTCAGATCCCACCACAACCACAAGACAAGGAGAAGAAGATCAGCTTCCCGATCCCTGTCTCAGCAG ATGCAGATGGTCTGATCAGCCAGGCTCTGCTGGTGGGAAACTTTGAGGGAGCGGTGGACCTGTGTCTGAACGAGGGGCGCTACGCTGAGGCCATCCTACTGGCGATCAGTGGAGGACAGGAGCTACTGCAGAAGACCCAGCAGACATACCTGGAGAAGCAGAGGAACAGCATCTCTATG CTGATCTCATCCGTGGTGACCCAGAACTGGGGAGACATCGTGCAGAGCTGTGCCTTGGATAACTGGAAGGAGGCTCTCGCTGCACTCCTAACCTACGCTCACCCCAAAGAGTTTGCTCATCTGTGTG AGACCCTGGGGTCGCGTctggagggggagaggacagagaaacgCTGTCTGCAGGCATGTCTCTGTTACATTTGCTCTGGGAACATTGAGAAACTAGTGGAATGCTGGGCCCTGCAGAGGGACTGCTCATCTCCCCTGGTTTTAGAG GACTTGGTAGAGAAGATGATGGTTCTGCGTAAGTCTGTGGAGCGTCTGAGGAACAGCGAGGTGGCTGTACAGAGTCCTGTCCTGGCTGACAAGCTGACTCACTACGCTGGTCTCCTAGCTTCACAAGGCAGCCTGGCTACAGCCCTGTCCTACCTGCCAGACACCTCAGACCAG GCTTGCATCATGATGATGAGAGACCGGCTGTTCCACgcccagggagagggaggagctgCAGGGGGGCAACAGCCCCCACCGTGCCCTTACAACAGAGTCAGGGTGACTGGGGGCGACCCTGCCCCTGCTCAGGCCCCTGCTGTCCCCGTCCAAGCACAACCACCAACACAGACACCG GGGCCCTACCAGCCTCCTCTTCCTGTGATGTCAGTGGGTGGCCAGCCTCCTCCTCCTGTGATGTCAGTGGGTGGCCAGCCTCCTATGACGACAGTCTTCACTCCTCAAGCTGCTGCTCTCTCCAGAGGGCCGCCTCCTCCTTCGTATGGCGGTCTGCCACCCTCCTCCCCTGCTCCTCCACCGAGTGGGCTGCCACGTACAGGACTACGGCCAGCCTACCCTCAACATCCTGCCACTGCCCCAG GGTTCTCTCCACTCCAGCCATTCCAGCCACAACAGCAGCCCATGTCTGCAGGACTAGGTGGCCCCGGCCTCTCTGCCTTCCCTACAGGACCTGCTATGCCAGGCTCCAGCCTATCTGGACACCCCCTGCCTCCGTTCTCTGCCCCTGGCGGCCTCCCCACCATGCCCAGCCCAGGGCCACCTCCGTCAGGCTTCACCCCCACCTCGCTCCCTTCAGGCCCCATGCCACTCAGCTACCAGCAGCCTGGGGCCCCCGTCGGCATGTACCCACCAGGGGGGTCTCACCTTCACAGCCAAGGCCCACCTGCAGGTCCCCCCTCTGGTCCGTACCCACCCCTGGGACCTGGGTACCCACAAGGAGGTCCTGGAGCCCCGGCCGTCAAGTCCTTCTCTGCTCCGTCGGTTGCTCCTCCTCCTACAG GGTACTTCCCTTGGCTGAGTACTCCCCTTGTTGACGATGATGAAG GACAAGATGGCTGGAACGACCCACCAGCAGTACGAGGGGGTTCTAGGAAGAAAAAG GTTGTCCCAGACAACTACACCCCTCCGGCTCCCATCACCGCCCCTGTTATGGGGGGTTTCCCCATGGAGGGCCATCATCATCAGCCCCAAGGACAGCAGGGCCACGACCCCAGCCGCACGCAGCAGTTCCCCCCAGGGGCCCCTCAGGAGCCCAGCGTACAG CTCCTCCAGGCGCTGCCGGCTGAGagggtggagcagagagagatccCTGCAGAGCACATGGTCCTCAAGCAGACCTTCGACAGCCTGGTTCAACGCTGCCAGCTAGCCGCACAAGACCCA CAAACAAAGAGGAAACTTGACGATGCATCGAAACGCCTTGGGTACCTGTATGACAAGCTGAGAGAGCATTCG